In one window of Denticeps clupeoides chromosome 2, fDenClu1.1, whole genome shotgun sequence DNA:
- the slc6a11a gene encoding solute carrier family 6 member 11a isoform X4, producing the protein MFDSSQSTAIESAQQRERWASKAEFILTVAGAIVGLGNVWRFPYLCYKNGGGAFFVPYILYLVTCGIPLFALETSLGQYTSQGGITCWRKICPLFEGLGYASQVIIWYGAITYIVILAWACFYFFSSFSYDLPWASCKNSWNTGDCTVFDGTLNRSSSLNATSSVMEFWHYRVLHISDGIENIGTVRWDLALCLLLSWVIVYFCVWKGVKSTGKAAYFTATFPYIMLTILLTRGVTLPGAFDGIYFYLKPEPSRLADPQVWMDAGTQILYSYAICLGYLSSLGSYNKYHNDCYKDSFYLCLLNSGTSFVSGFAIFSVLGHMAKEQNVDISAVAESGPGLVFIVYPQAVTLLPLSQFWSICFFMMIILLGVDSQFAGLESIMTSVTDMFPSILQHGYRRELLLLSVCSCCFLLGLFMVTEGGPYIIQLFDHYVCSGATLLFLAICQSVAIGWVYGKYQAIPDPLKTST; encoded by the exons ATGTTCGATTCATCACAAAGCACTGCAATCGAGTCTGCACAGCAGAGGGAACGGTGGGCCAGCAAAGCAGAGTTTATTTTAACTGTAGCTGGTGCAATCGTTGGACTCGGAAATGTATGGCGATTTCCTTACCTGTGCTACAAGAATGGTGGAG GTGCATTTTTTGTGCCATATATCTTGTACTTGGTCACATGTGGAATTCCTCTTTTTGCTCTGGAAACCTCACTTGGCCAGTACACCAGTCAGGGTGGCATCACCTGTTGGAGGAAAATATGTCCTCTATTTGAGG GTTTGGGGTATGCCAGTCAGGTCATCATTTGGTATGGTGCCATCACATATATTGTGATCTTGGCATGGGcttgtttttactttttctccTCATTTAGCTATGATTTGCCCTGGGCAAGCTGCAAAAACAGCTGGAACACAG GGGATTGCACAGTTTTTGATGGTACATTAAACAGGTCATCCTCACTTAATGCTACCTCAT cagtgaTGGAATTTTGGCA TTACAGAGTGCTTCACATCTCAGATGGAATTGAAAATATTGGAACAGTGAGATGGGACCTGGCCCTTTGCCTTCTCTTGTCTTGGGTGATTGTTTATTTCTGTGTCTGGAAGGGAGTGAAGTccaccggcaag GCAGCCTACTTCACTGCAACATTTCCTTACATTATGCTAACAATTCTGTTAACTCGTGGTGTAACACTACCTGGAGCTTTTGATGGCATCTACTTCTACTTGAAACCAGAACCCTCTCGGCTAGCAGACCCACAG GTTTGGATGGATGCAGGGACCCAGATTTTGTATTCTTATGCCATATGTCTTGGATACCTGTCTTCTTTGGGGAGCTACAACAAGTATCACAATGACTGCTACAA AGATTCCTTCTATCTGTGCTTATTAAACAGTGGGACCAGCTTTGTATCAGGGTTTGCCATTTTCTCTGTGCTGGGGCACATGGCAAAAGAGCAAAATGTTGACATCTCTGCAGTTGCTGAATCTG GCCCTGGCTTAGTGTTCATAGTGTATCCACAGGCAGTCACCCTACTGCCATTGTCCCAATTCTGGTCCATTTGTTTCTTCATGATGATCATCCTATTGGGAGTGGACAGCCAG TTTGCTGGGCTGGAGAGTATAATGACATCTGTGACTGACATGTTCCCCTCCATACTGCAACATGGCTACCGCAGGGAGCTGTTACTCCTCTCTGTTTGTTCTTGTTGCTTCCTTTTAGGGCTCTTCATGGTCACTGAG GGTGGGCCCTACATCATACAGCT
- the slc6a11a gene encoding solute carrier family 6 member 11a isoform X5 produces MFDSSQSTAIESAQQRERWASKAEFILTVAGAIVGLGNVWRFPYLCYKNGGGAFFVPYILYLVTCGIPLFALETSLGQYTSQGGITCWRKICPLFEGLGYASQVIIWYGAITYIVILAWACFYFFSSFSYDLPWASCKNSWNTGDCTVFDGTLNRSSSLNATSSVMEFWHYRVLHISDGIENIGTVRWDLALCLLLSWVIVYFCVWKGVKSTGKAAYFTATFPYIMLTILLTRGVTLPGAFDGIYFYLKPEPSRLADPQVWMDAGTQILYSYAICLGYLSSLGSYNKYHNDCYKDSFYLCLLNSGTSFVSGFAIFSVLGHMAKEQNVDISAVAESGPGLVFIVYPQAVTLLPLSQFWSICFFMMIILLGVDSQFAGLESIMTSVTDMFPSILQHGYRRELLLLSVCSCCFLLGLFMVTEGGPYIIQLFDHYVCSGATLLFLAICQSVAIGWVYAIPDPLKTST; encoded by the exons ATGTTCGATTCATCACAAAGCACTGCAATCGAGTCTGCACAGCAGAGGGAACGGTGGGCCAGCAAAGCAGAGTTTATTTTAACTGTAGCTGGTGCAATCGTTGGACTCGGAAATGTATGGCGATTTCCTTACCTGTGCTACAAGAATGGTGGAG GTGCATTTTTTGTGCCATATATCTTGTACTTGGTCACATGTGGAATTCCTCTTTTTGCTCTGGAAACCTCACTTGGCCAGTACACCAGTCAGGGTGGCATCACCTGTTGGAGGAAAATATGTCCTCTATTTGAGG GTTTGGGGTATGCCAGTCAGGTCATCATTTGGTATGGTGCCATCACATATATTGTGATCTTGGCATGGGcttgtttttactttttctccTCATTTAGCTATGATTTGCCCTGGGCAAGCTGCAAAAACAGCTGGAACACAG GGGATTGCACAGTTTTTGATGGTACATTAAACAGGTCATCCTCACTTAATGCTACCTCAT cagtgaTGGAATTTTGGCA TTACAGAGTGCTTCACATCTCAGATGGAATTGAAAATATTGGAACAGTGAGATGGGACCTGGCCCTTTGCCTTCTCTTGTCTTGGGTGATTGTTTATTTCTGTGTCTGGAAGGGAGTGAAGTccaccggcaag GCAGCCTACTTCACTGCAACATTTCCTTACATTATGCTAACAATTCTGTTAACTCGTGGTGTAACACTACCTGGAGCTTTTGATGGCATCTACTTCTACTTGAAACCAGAACCCTCTCGGCTAGCAGACCCACAG GTTTGGATGGATGCAGGGACCCAGATTTTGTATTCTTATGCCATATGTCTTGGATACCTGTCTTCTTTGGGGAGCTACAACAAGTATCACAATGACTGCTACAA AGATTCCTTCTATCTGTGCTTATTAAACAGTGGGACCAGCTTTGTATCAGGGTTTGCCATTTTCTCTGTGCTGGGGCACATGGCAAAAGAGCAAAATGTTGACATCTCTGCAGTTGCTGAATCTG GCCCTGGCTTAGTGTTCATAGTGTATCCACAGGCAGTCACCCTACTGCCATTGTCCCAATTCTGGTCCATTTGTTTCTTCATGATGATCATCCTATTGGGAGTGGACAGCCAG TTTGCTGGGCTGGAGAGTATAATGACATCTGTGACTGACATGTTCCCCTCCATACTGCAACATGGCTACCGCAGGGAGCTGTTACTCCTCTCTGTTTGTTCTTGTTGCTTCCTTTTAGGGCTCTTCATGGTCACTGAG GGTGGGCCCTACATCATACAGCT
- the slc6a11a gene encoding solute carrier family 6 member 11a isoform X6: protein MFDSSQSTAIESAQQRERWASKAEFILTVAGAIVGLGNVWRFPYLCYKNGGGAFFVPYILYLVTCGIPLFALETSLGQYTSQGGITCWRKICPLFEGLGYASQVIIWYGAITYIVILAWACFYFFSSFSYDLPWASCKNSWNTGDCTVFDGTLNRSSSLNATSSVMEFWHYRVLHISDGIENIGTVRWDLALCLLLSWVIVYFCVWKGVKSTGKAAYFTATFPYIMLTILLTRGVTLPGAFDGIYFYLKPEPSRLADPQVWMDAGTQILYSYAICLGYLSSLGSYNKYHNDCYKDSFYLCLLNSGTSFVSGFAIFSVLGHMAKEQNVDISAVAESGPGLVFIVYPQAVTLLPLSQFWSICFFMMIILLGVDSQFAGLESIMTSVTDMFPSILQHGYRRELLLLSVCSCCFLLGLFMVTEGGPYIIQLFDHYVCSGATLLFLAICQSVAIGWVYVLSSISY, encoded by the exons ATGTTCGATTCATCACAAAGCACTGCAATCGAGTCTGCACAGCAGAGGGAACGGTGGGCCAGCAAAGCAGAGTTTATTTTAACTGTAGCTGGTGCAATCGTTGGACTCGGAAATGTATGGCGATTTCCTTACCTGTGCTACAAGAATGGTGGAG GTGCATTTTTTGTGCCATATATCTTGTACTTGGTCACATGTGGAATTCCTCTTTTTGCTCTGGAAACCTCACTTGGCCAGTACACCAGTCAGGGTGGCATCACCTGTTGGAGGAAAATATGTCCTCTATTTGAGG GTTTGGGGTATGCCAGTCAGGTCATCATTTGGTATGGTGCCATCACATATATTGTGATCTTGGCATGGGcttgtttttactttttctccTCATTTAGCTATGATTTGCCCTGGGCAAGCTGCAAAAACAGCTGGAACACAG GGGATTGCACAGTTTTTGATGGTACATTAAACAGGTCATCCTCACTTAATGCTACCTCAT cagtgaTGGAATTTTGGCA TTACAGAGTGCTTCACATCTCAGATGGAATTGAAAATATTGGAACAGTGAGATGGGACCTGGCCCTTTGCCTTCTCTTGTCTTGGGTGATTGTTTATTTCTGTGTCTGGAAGGGAGTGAAGTccaccggcaag GCAGCCTACTTCACTGCAACATTTCCTTACATTATGCTAACAATTCTGTTAACTCGTGGTGTAACACTACCTGGAGCTTTTGATGGCATCTACTTCTACTTGAAACCAGAACCCTCTCGGCTAGCAGACCCACAG GTTTGGATGGATGCAGGGACCCAGATTTTGTATTCTTATGCCATATGTCTTGGATACCTGTCTTCTTTGGGGAGCTACAACAAGTATCACAATGACTGCTACAA AGATTCCTTCTATCTGTGCTTATTAAACAGTGGGACCAGCTTTGTATCAGGGTTTGCCATTTTCTCTGTGCTGGGGCACATGGCAAAAGAGCAAAATGTTGACATCTCTGCAGTTGCTGAATCTG GCCCTGGCTTAGTGTTCATAGTGTATCCACAGGCAGTCACCCTACTGCCATTGTCCCAATTCTGGTCCATTTGTTTCTTCATGATGATCATCCTATTGGGAGTGGACAGCCAG TTTGCTGGGCTGGAGAGTATAATGACATCTGTGACTGACATGTTCCCCTCCATACTGCAACATGGCTACCGCAGGGAGCTGTTACTCCTCTCTGTTTGTTCTTGTTGCTTCCTTTTAGGGCTCTTCATGGTCACTGAG GGTGGGCCCTACATCATACAGCT